A genomic stretch from Sulfurimonas sediminis includes:
- the trxC gene encoding thioredoxin TrxC, translating into MKIVCPHCFALNNVPKKESYKKANCGKCKQSLLDTKPIELTNANFDEVIVNSEISVIVDFWAPWCGPCKMMAPNFERAATQFPLKALFAKVNTENEQNLGARFGIRSIPTIIVFKNGREVERVSGALDINSLVSLASKHSN; encoded by the coding sequence ATGAAAATTGTATGTCCACACTGTTTTGCACTAAACAATGTTCCAAAAAAAGAGAGTTATAAAAAAGCCAATTGCGGAAAGTGTAAACAATCACTTTTAGACACAAAACCTATAGAACTTACAAATGCAAATTTTGATGAAGTAATCGTCAACAGTGAAATCTCTGTAATAGTTGACTTTTGGGCACCATGGTGCGGTCCATGTAAAATGATGGCTCCGAATTTTGAACGCGCTGCCACTCAATTTCCACTCAAAGCACTTTTTGCAAAAGTAAATACTGAAAATGAGCAGAATCTGGGTGCACGTTTTGGAATTCGTTCAATTCCGACTATCATCGTCTTTAAAAATGGCCGTGAAGTAGAAAGAGTCAGTGGTGCTCTTGATATAAATTCACTTGTCTCTCTTGCTT
- the fliW gene encoding flagellar assembly protein FliW yields the protein MTYEVKGEILGFVNTRQVDINEIDELFSIMKDSQNPAISFTLVNPYMLRKYPFEIPAKTKELLKITDNSEISVYTILLIQKPLEQSTVNFLAPVIINHDNNTLTQIVLEPKQNPNYGMAERIESFKKEASS from the coding sequence ATGACATATGAGGTAAAAGGTGAAATACTTGGATTTGTAAATACCAGGCAGGTAGATATAAATGAAATAGATGAACTTTTTTCTATTATGAAAGACAGCCAAAATCCGGCTATATCTTTTACTCTGGTCAACCCTTATATGTTACGCAAATACCCTTTTGAAATTCCTGCAAAGACAAAAGAGTTACTCAAAATTACTGACAATTCAGAGATAAGTGTATACACCATTTTGCTTATTCAAAAGCCTTTGGAACAATCAACAGTCAACTTCCTGGCTCCCGTTATTATCAATCATGACAACAATACATTGACACAAATCGTTTTAGAGCCAAAACAGAATCCAAATTATGGAATGGCAGAACGTATAGAATCATTCAAAAAAGAAGCATCTTCATAA